Proteins encoded by one window of Cyclobacteriaceae bacterium:
- a CDS encoding serine hydrolase: MRFIFLLLIPILVGCTKPSALETLKLEIDKELSKNEGTFAVAFKDLQTGDTLFINARETFHAASTMKTPVMIEVYKQAQEGVWSLADSVDVKNEFKSIVDGSLYSLDSTDDSEHELYKMVGKKRTVADLTYDMIIVSSNLATNLVIEYVDAKKVTQTMRDLGANDIQVLRGVEDNKAYQQGLNNTTTAFDLMLIFEHLTKGELVSKEACDDMIRILLDQKFKEIIPAKLPEDVKVAHKTGSITGVRHDSGIVFLPDGRKYVLVLLSKEMKNADVGIKSMATVSRMIYDYVTRD; this comes from the coding sequence ATGCGATTCATTTTTCTTTTACTGATTCCAATTTTAGTTGGCTGCACCAAACCCTCAGCACTCGAAACCCTGAAGCTTGAAATTGATAAAGAGCTATCCAAAAACGAAGGTACTTTTGCCGTAGCGTTTAAAGATTTGCAAACCGGTGATACCCTGTTTATCAACGCGCGTGAAACGTTTCATGCCGCCAGCACCATGAAAACCCCGGTCATGATTGAGGTGTACAAACAAGCCCAAGAAGGCGTGTGGTCGCTTGCCGATTCTGTTGATGTTAAAAATGAATTCAAAAGTATTGTGGATGGAAGTTTATACAGCCTGGACAGCACCGATGATAGTGAGCATGAGCTATACAAAATGGTAGGTAAAAAAAGGACTGTCGCTGATCTCACGTACGACATGATTATTGTAAGCTCAAACCTGGCTACGAACCTGGTTATTGAATATGTAGACGCAAAAAAAGTAACGCAAACGATGCGCGATTTAGGCGCAAATGACATTCAGGTGTTGCGCGGTGTGGAAGACAACAAAGCCTACCAACAGGGATTGAACAACACCACCACCGCGTTCGACCTGATGCTTATTTTTGAACACCTCACAAAAGGCGAATTGGTGAGCAAGGAGGCTTGTGATGACATGATCCGGATTTTGCTCGACCAGAAATTCAAGGAAATCATTCCGGCAAAATTACCCGAAGATGTGAAGGTTGCGCACAAGACCGGATCCATCACGGGTGTTCGTCATGATTCAGGCATTGTCTTTCTGCCGGATGGAAGAAAGTACGTGCTTGTATTGCTTTCCAAAGAAATGAAAAACGCTGATGTCGGCATTAAATCAATGGCAACAGTATCGCGTATGATTTATGATTACGTTACCCGCGATTAA
- a CDS encoding RluA family pseudouridine synthase, producing the protein MPVAEILYEDNHLLIVNKPAGILVQGDSTGDKPLVEWGKDYIKNKYQKPGAVFLGVVHRLDRPVSGVVVFARTSKALERMNALFRDRETEKVYWAIVSSKPPKHESTLIHWLRKDEKKNKTTAFSRETENALRSELSYSIIGQQGDYYLLEVKPVTGRPHQIRVQLASMGCPIVGDVKYGYPLPNDDGNINLHARSLTFVHPVKKESLKIVAALPDTGLWANFAASE; encoded by the coding sequence ATGCCGGTTGCTGAAATTTTATACGAAGACAATCACCTGCTGATCGTCAATAAACCCGCAGGAATATTGGTACAAGGCGATTCTACGGGCGATAAGCCGTTGGTTGAATGGGGCAAGGACTACATTAAAAATAAGTATCAAAAACCGGGAGCTGTTTTTTTAGGTGTAGTGCACCGACTGGATAGGCCGGTGAGTGGGGTGGTTGTTTTTGCCCGCACCTCAAAGGCACTTGAGCGCATGAATGCCCTCTTCAGAGATCGCGAAACGGAAAAGGTGTATTGGGCAATTGTAAGCTCCAAACCACCCAAGCACGAGAGCACCCTCATTCATTGGCTTCGTAAGGATGAAAAGAAAAACAAAACCACCGCGTTTTCACGCGAAACGGAAAATGCCCTTCGGTCGGAGTTGTCATATAGCATCATTGGCCAGCAGGGCGATTATTATTTACTGGAGGTAAAACCGGTAACGGGTCGTCCGCACCAGATTCGCGTACAGTTGGCCAGCATGGGTTGTCCGATTGTGGGGGATGTGAAATACGGTTACCCGTTGCCCAATGATGATGGCAATATTAATCTTCACGCACGTTCCCTCACGTTTGTTCATCCGGTAAAAAAAGAGTCGCTGAAAATTGTGGCAGCCCTTCCGGATACAGGCTTATGGGCTAACTTTGCGGCTTCTGAATAG
- a CDS encoding prolipoprotein diacylglyceryl transferase yields the protein MAQWIEKLKNRWNLKSTTQVIIVLIVFACTGTTVLLIKRPLFAYWFPDGEKPLWASITYFILILPVYNVFLLFYGFVFGQFKFFWEFEKKFFKRIFGGRKD from the coding sequence ATGGCACAGTGGATTGAAAAGCTGAAAAATCGGTGGAATTTGAAAAGCACTACACAGGTGATTATTGTGTTGATTGTTTTTGCCTGTACGGGAACCACCGTGTTGCTGATCAAACGGCCGTTGTTTGCCTATTGGTTTCCGGATGGTGAAAAGCCGTTGTGGGCCTCCATTACCTATTTCATTTTGATCCTTCCTGTGTACAATGTGTTTCTGTTGTTTTACGGATTTGTGTTCGGGCAATTCAAATTTTTCTGGGAATTTGAGAAGAAGTTTTTCAAACGGATTTTCGGAGGACGAAAGGATTGA
- the atpC gene encoding ATP synthase F1 subunit epsilon, translating to MHLEILTPEKKIFEGDVNIATFPGADGSFQIMDNHAPLISLLKEGTVEYKDKGTAQNIRITGGVVEVLGNKVILLADGIVE from the coding sequence ATGCATTTAGAAATATTAACACCTGAAAAGAAAATTTTTGAAGGAGATGTAAACATTGCCACCTTTCCGGGTGCTGATGGTTCTTTTCAGATTATGGACAACCACGCCCCGTTGATCAGTTTACTGAAGGAAGGCACCGTGGAGTACAAAGACAAAGGCACTGCCCAAAATATTCGTATCACAGGTGGTGTTGTGGAAGTACTCGGTAATAAAGTGATTTTACTCGCTGATGGGATTGTGGAATAA